Below is a genomic region from Hallerella porci.
CCGGAACGCCGTTAGTGTAGCGGAGAAGGATTTTGAGAATTCCTTGCTTGCCATCTTCAACGACGACGAACTTTTTAATAAAACCTTTTTCCTGCAGCACGCGAGCGATTTCACGCTTTTCGTTGCTAGCTGGAATGTCCACCACAGGCGCTTTTGCCGAAACGGCATTGCGGATGCGGGTGAGCATATCGGCGATAGTATCTGTTGCCATTTTTAAATGCTCCTTACCAGGAAGATTTGGTGATGCCCGGGATTTCACCGGCGAGTGCCATTTCGCGGAAGCAAATACGGCACAAACCGAAGCGACGCATATAAGCGTGCGGTCTACCGCAACGCTTGCAGCGATGATAACCACGAACGGTGTATTTCGGGGTGCGCTTGCACTTTTCGATCATTCTTCTGCTTGCCATGGTATACCTTACTTCCTGAAGGGGAGACCAAGACCTTCGAGCAGAGCACGTCCTTCTTCATCCGTAGTAGCGGAAGTGACAAAGGAAATGTCCATACCGAGAGTCTGAGAGATTTTATCGATGTCGATTTCCACAAAGATCGACTGTTCCTTGATGCCGAGCGTATAGTTGCCGCTGCCATCAAAACCGCGACGCGGGAGACCACGGAAGTCACGCACACGCGGAAGGGAAATGTTGATAAAGCGATAGAGGAAATCCCACATATTTTCGCCGTGGAGGGTCACCTTAGCACCAATTCCAAGACCTTCGCGGAGCTTAAAGTTGGAAATTGCTTTGCGAGCCTTCGTCACCACCGGCTTCTGACCAGTGATTGCAGCGAGAGTATCAGTTGCTTCGTCCAAAACCTTACGGTTGGAAGCAGCTTCGCCAACACCCATATTGATAACGATTTTCTGCAGACGCGGAATCTGCATCACGTTCTTGTAACCGAACTTTTCCTTGAGAGCCGGAACTACGGTCTTTTCATAAACATCTTTCTTCATTGTGCTCATAGTTACGACCTCACAGAGCCTTTCCGGACTTGACGCTCACGCGAACGCTCTTCTTGCCGGCTTCACGGACGCGACGAGTACGAACAGGGGTGGAACCTTCGAGAAGCATCACGTTGGAGATGTCAATCGGGAGTTCCTTTTCAACGATACCACCAGCCTGATTGGTGCGGCTCGGCTTTTCATGACGTTTGTGAACGTTCACGCCAGCAACAATCACGCGACCCGCTTTCGGATCAACGCTCAGCACGGCACCGGTCTTGCCCTTGTGGGCACCGGAGATAACCTTAACGTTATCGTTCTTCTTGATGTTTGACATTAGAGCACCTCGGGTGCGAGAGAGATGATCTTTGTGAAATTATGGTCGCGAAGTTCGCGCGCCACAGGTCCAAAGATACGGGTTCCACGGGGTTCGCCATCTTTCGTGATGAGGACGACTGCGTTGTCGGAGAAGCGGATAAATGTTCCGTCCTTACGACCGATTTCCTTACGAGTGCGGACCACGACAGCATCTGCGACAGAGCCTTTCTTCACCTTGCTCTGGGGGATAGCGTCTTTGACCGCTACCTTGATGACATCGCCGATGCTAGCATAGCGCCGGTTAGATCCACCCAAAACTCGGATGCAGGCGACTTCCTTCGCACCGCTGTTATCGGCCACGACCAGTCTTGTTTCTTCTTGAATCATAGTTTTCGCCTTACTCCAGAAGGATTACTTCTTCTTTGCCACAATCCGAACCAAGCGCCAACGCTTTGTTGCGGAAAGGGGACGGGTTTCCATAATTTCCACAGTATCGCCAACTTCAGCTTCATTCTTTTCATCATGAGCTTTGAACTTAGCTGTGGATTTCATGATCTTGTTGTAAATCGGGTGACGCTTGCGGTCTTCAACCACAACCGTAATCGTCTTGTCCATAGCGCTAGACGAAACGATACCCTGTCTCACTTTGCGAGAGTTTCTATCCATTTTCTGCTCCTGCCGGCTTAGGCCTTGGCCCTTTCGGTAAGAATTGTCTTGACTCGTGCGATGTCCTTGCGGATCGAGCGAGCTGCGACGGGCTTTTCTTCGCTGTTTCCGGTTTTTGCAGAGAACCGGTTGTTGAACAAATCCAAGTTGAGCTGCGAGAGCTTTTCTTGGAGCTGTTCAGTGCTCAATTCTTTCAGTTCGCGTGCTTTCATTAGATTTCCGAAGCCTCCACGATTTTAACTTTAATCGGCAGCTTCTGAGATGCTTCACGAAGCGCTTTAATGGCGAGATCGCGTTCCACACCGTCCATTTCGAACATGATGCGACCCGGAAGAACCACTGCTGCCCAGAATTCAACTGCGCCCTTACCTTTACCCATACGAGCTTCGGCTGGGTGACGAGTAACCGGCTTGTTCGGGAAAATGCGGATCCAAATGTGACCGCCGCGCTTGATGGTACGTGTCATTGCGATACGAGCAGCTTCAATCTGACGTGCTGTGATCCAGCACTTTTCGAGAGCCTGCAAACCGTATTCGCCGAAAGCGATGGTATCACCGCTAGTCGCACGTCCTTTCATGCGACGCTTCTGTTCTTTGCGGAACTTTGTTCTTTTAGGACTCAGCATAATTACTTCTCTCTCTTAGGTTCAGACGACAAGACGTCCTTGCCAATCTTTTCGCCGTGCATGATCCAGACCTTGATACCGACAGCACCGTAAACGGTCTTGGCAGTAGCAGTGGCATAATCAATATCAGCACGAAGGGTGTGCAGAGGAACGCGACCTTCTGCATACTTTTCAACGCGAGCAATTTCAGCACCGCCGAGACGGCCACCGCATTGAATCTTCACGCCTTCGATGCCCATACGCATTGCGCTCTGCATCGCACGCTTCATCGCACGACGGAAGGAAACACGCTTTTCAAGTTGACGAGCAATGTTTTCTGCAACGAGTTTTGCATCAGCTTCCGGACGCTTGATTTCGTGGACGCTAATATAGATTTCTTTTCCGGTGAGATATTGGAGTTCGCTCTTCAAACGTTCCAATTCTTCGCCTTTTTTGCCGATCACGACGCCCGGACGAGCGGTGAAGAGGTTCACATTCACCTTTTTCGGTGTACGTTCGATGCCAACCTTAGCAAGGGAAGCATGTTCGAAACGCTTCATCAAATAACGGCGAAGAACGATATCTTCATAGAGGAAGTCGGCGAACTTTTCGTCTTTGGCATACCACTTGGACTGCCAGTCATCAATGACGCCGAGACGAAGACCATACGGATGAGTTTTCTGACCCATAGTTTACTCCTTATCAGCGTTGTCAGACACAACGACGGTCAAGTGAGACAACGGTTTTGCGAGACGGTCTGCGCTTCCATGAGAACGCGGACGCATACGCTTCATGATTGTAGCACCATCAGCTGCAATCGCTTCGATTTTGAGTTCTTCCGTTGCAACGGCACCCGGAGCTTTCTGCTTAAAGTTTGCAACTGCAGACTTCAAAGCATTTTCAACAATGGGAGCGCCCTTCTTCTTATTGTGAAGAATAGAGAGCATAGCGAAAGCCTGATCAACAGACTTGCCGCGCACCAGATCCGCCACCAAGCGGAGCTTGCGAACACCGTAACGGATATTCTTTACTTTTGCTGTAGCTTTCATTACTTGGATCCTCCTGCGGCTTCAGCCTTACGGTGACCGCGGAAGAGGCGGGTGGGAGAAAATTCACCGAGTTTGTGACCAACCATGTTTTCAGAAACATAGACCGGAACGAACTGCTTGCCGTTGTACACAGCAAAAGTCAAACCGACCATGTCAGGAATAATGGTGGAACGACGGGACCAGGTCTTGATGGGCTGCTTCTTGTCGGAGCTGGCCATAGCCTTGGTTTTGACCAAAACGTGGGAATCCACGAAAGCACCTTTCTTAAGGGATCTCGACATAGCTTATGCCCTCTTCTTCTGGCGACGACGCACGATATAGTGGTCAGTACGCTTGTTGTTACGAGTTTTCTTACCCTTGGAGTTCTTGCCCCACGGAGAGCAGGGGTGACGACCACCAGAGGTTCGACCTTCACCACCACCAAGCGGGTGGTCAACTGGGTTCATGACAACGCCACGAACAGACGGACGGATACCGAGCCAGCGGGAACGACCTGCAGAGCCCGAAGATTCGTTCATATGGTCAATGTTCGAAACTTGACCAACGGTTGCAAGAGCATCTTCCGGAATCAAACGGATTTCACCGCTCGGGAGACGCACCTGGCAAAGCTTGCCGTCTTTTGCGATTAATTCCGCACCAGCACCGGCAGAACGAGCAATCTGAGCGCCCTTGCCCGGGATGATTTCGATGTTGTGAATCATCGAGTTCAGCGGGATTTCCTTGAGAGGAAGAGCATTGCCAAGACGATATTCAGCACCGACACCGGAGTTGAGAACATCGCCGACCTTGATGCCAGCCGGAGCAATGATGTATTGA
It encodes:
- the rpsH gene encoding 30S ribosomal protein S8 produces the protein MATDTIADMLTRIRNAVSAKAPVVDIPASNEKREIARVLQEKGFIKKFVVVEDGKQGILKILLRYTNGVPAIQGIQRVSRSGLRMYSDVAKLPRVRNGLGYAIISTSKGVMTDHEARKENVGGEVIAKVW
- a CDS encoding type Z 30S ribosomal protein S14 translates to MASRRMIEKCKRTPKYTVRGYHRCKRCGRPHAYMRRFGLCRICFREMALAGEIPGITKSSW
- the rplE gene encoding 50S ribosomal protein L5; translated protein: MSTMKKDVYEKTVVPALKEKFGYKNVMQIPRLQKIVINMGVGEAASNRKVLDEATDTLAAITGQKPVVTKARKAISNFKLREGLGIGAKVTLHGENMWDFLYRFINISLPRVRDFRGLPRRGFDGSGNYTLGIKEQSIFVEIDIDKISQTLGMDISFVTSATTDEEGRALLEGLGLPFRK
- the rplX gene encoding 50S ribosomal protein L24, which encodes MSNIKKNDNVKVISGAHKGKTGAVLSVDPKAGRVIVAGVNVHKRHEKPSRTNQAGGIVEKELPIDISNVMLLEGSTPVRTRRVREAGKKSVRVSVKSGKAL
- the rplN gene encoding 50S ribosomal protein L14, with amino-acid sequence MIQEETRLVVADNSGAKEVACIRVLGGSNRRYASIGDVIKVAVKDAIPQSKVKKGSVADAVVVRTRKEIGRKDGTFIRFSDNAVVLITKDGEPRGTRIFGPVARELRDHNFTKIISLAPEVL
- the rpsQ gene encoding 30S ribosomal protein S17 translates to MDRNSRKVRQGIVSSSAMDKTITVVVEDRKRHPIYNKIMKSTAKFKAHDEKNEAEVGDTVEIMETRPLSATKRWRLVRIVAKKK
- the rpmC gene encoding 50S ribosomal protein L29, which encodes MKARELKELSTEQLQEKLSQLNLDLFNNRFSAKTGNSEEKPVAARSIRKDIARVKTILTERAKA
- the rplP gene encoding 50S ribosomal protein L16 — encoded protein: MLSPKRTKFRKEQKRRMKGRATSGDTIAFGEYGLQALEKCWITARQIEAARIAMTRTIKRGGHIWIRIFPNKPVTRHPAEARMGKGKGAVEFWAAVVLPGRIMFEMDGVERDLAIKALREASQKLPIKVKIVEASEI
- the rpsC gene encoding 30S ribosomal protein S3, whose amino-acid sequence is MGQKTHPYGLRLGVIDDWQSKWYAKDEKFADFLYEDIVLRRYLMKRFEHASLAKVGIERTPKKVNVNLFTARPGVVIGKKGEELERLKSELQYLTGKEIYISVHEIKRPEADAKLVAENIARQLEKRVSFRRAMKRAMQSAMRMGIEGVKIQCGGRLGGAEIARVEKYAEGRVPLHTLRADIDYATATAKTVYGAVGIKVWIMHGEKIGKDVLSSEPKREK
- the rplV gene encoding 50S ribosomal protein L22: MKATAKVKNIRYGVRKLRLVADLVRGKSVDQAFAMLSILHNKKKGAPIVENALKSAVANFKQKAPGAVATEELKIEAIAADGATIMKRMRPRSHGSADRLAKPLSHLTVVVSDNADKE
- the rpsS gene encoding 30S ribosomal protein S19, which produces MSRSLKKGAFVDSHVLVKTKAMASSDKKQPIKTWSRRSTIIPDMVGLTFAVYNGKQFVPVYVSENMVGHKLGEFSPTRLFRGHRKAEAAGGSK
- the rplB gene encoding 50S ribosomal protein L2, yielding MGLKTYRPLTPTLRYKQLNDKKEITADKPYKPLTVGKKRSSGRSNVGEITSRRRGGGHKKSYRLIDFKRNRAGIACTVETVEYDPNRSAYIALVKYVDGKRQYIIAPAGIKVGDVLNSGVGAEYRLGNALPLKEIPLNSMIHNIEIIPGKGAQIARSAGAGAELIAKDGKLCQVRLPSGEIRLIPEDALATVGQVSNIDHMNESSGSAGRSRWLGIRPSVRGVVMNPVDHPLGGGEGRTSGGRHPCSPWGKNSKGKKTRNNKRTDHYIVRRRQKKRA